One segment of Dama dama isolate Ldn47 chromosome 15, ASM3311817v1, whole genome shotgun sequence DNA contains the following:
- the AGT gene encoding angiotensinogen: MAPAGLSLGAAVLCLLAWAGLAAGDRVYVHPFHLLVYSKSNCDQLEKPNVETPPDPTFTPVPIQSKSSPVDEGALWEQLVRATEKLEAEDRLRASEVGLLLNFMGFHMYKILSETWGVTSGAVFSPVALFSTLTSFYVGALDPTASRLQAFLGVPGEDQDCTSRLDGHKVLSSLQTIQGLLVAQGGASSQARLLLSTVVGLFTAPGLRLKQPFVQGLSSFAPITLPRSLDLSTDPNLAAEKINRFMQAVTGWNMGKPLTAVSPDSTLLFNAYVHFQGKMKGFSLLPGLKEFWVDNTTSVSVPMLSGTGTFHYWSDSQNNLSVTRVPLSANTYLLLIQPHHTPDLRKVEAVTFQHNFLTRMKNLSPRAIHLTMPQLTLKASYDLQDLLAQAKLPTLLGAEANLGKISDANLRVGKVLNSVLFELKADEEQAPESVPQPAGPEALEVTLNSPFLLAVLERNSAALHFLGRVSNPLSAE, encoded by the exons ATGGCTCCTGctggcctgagcctgggggctgccgTCCTTTGCCTCTTGGCCTGGGCTGGCCTGGCTGCTGGCGACCGGGTGTATGTACACCCCTTCCACCTCCTCGTCTACAGCAAGAGCAACTGTGACCAGCTGGAGAAACCCAATGTGGAGACACCGCCAGACCCAACTTTCACACCTGTACCCATTCAGTCCAAGTCATCCCCAGTGGACGAAGGGGCCCTGTGGGAACAGCTGGTTCGAGCCACTGAGAAGCTAGAGGCTGAAGATCGGCTGCGGGCCTCAGAGGTGGGGCTGCTGCTCAACTTCATGGGCTTCCACATGTACAAGATACTGAGTGAGACATGGGGTGTGACCAGTGGGGCTGTGTTCTCCCCAGTGGCCCTCTTCAGCACCCTGACCTCTTTCTATGTGGGGGCCTTAGACCCCACGGCCAGCAGACTACAGGCATTCCTGGGCGTCCCTGGGGAGGATCAGGATTGCACCTCCCGGCTGGATGGCCACAAGGTCCTGTCCTCCCTGCAGACCATCCAGGGCCTTCTGGTCGCCCAGGGTGGGGCCAGCAGTCAGGCCAGGCTGCTCCTGTCCACGGTGGTTGGCCTGTTCACAGCCCCTGGCCTGCGCCTGAAGCAGCCCTTTGTGCAGGGCCTCTCTTCCTTCGCCCCCATCACTCTCCCACGCTCACTAGACTTGTCCACGGACCCAAACCTCGCTGCTGAGAAGATCAACAGGTTCATGCAGGCAGTGACGGGGTGGAATATGGGCAAACCCCTGACAGCGGTCAGCCCAGACAGCACCCTGCTCTTCAACGCCTACGTCCACTTCCAAG GAAAGATGAAGGGGTTCTCCCTGCTGCCAGGGCTCAAGGAGTTCTGGGTGGACAATACCACCTCAGTGTCGGTCCCCATGCTGTCTGGCACCGGGACCTTCCACTACTGGAGCGACAGCCAGAACAACCTGTCCGTGACCCGCGTGCCCCTGAGTGCCAACACCTACCTGCTGCTCATCCAGCCGCACCACACCCCCGACCTGCGAAAGGTGGAGGCCGTCACCTTCCAGCACAACTTCCTGACCCGAATGAAGAATCTCTCTCCTCG GGCCATCCACCTCACCATGCCCCAGCTGACACTGAAAGCGTCCTATGACCTGCAGGACCTGCTTGCCCAGGCCAAGCTGCCTACCCTGCTGGGCGCCGAGGCAAACCTGGGCAAGATCAGCGATGCCAACCTTAGAGTTGGAAAG GTGCTGAACAGCGTCCTTTTTGAACTAAAAGCAGATGAAGAACAGGCCCCGGAGTCCGTCCCACAGCCGGCCGGGCCAGAGGCCTTGGAGGTGACCCTCAACAGCCCATTCCTGTTGGCTGTCTTGGAGAGAAACTCAGCCGCCCTACACTTCCTGGGCCGCGTGTCTAACCCGCTGAGTGCAGAGTGA